One segment of Thermodesulfovibrio sp. 3907-1M DNA contains the following:
- a CDS encoding ATP-binding protein, protein MPGLIKKFITKLSEERYFYFKFKLILLNTFFSVIPLIIVITITYLWIHQIAHDEFKNNLKWQMEETRHSLEFFISERISALRFLVSSYPEEYFTNEKIFSRLFSNFKKEFEGIVDMGIVDERGIQMLYTGPYKLKGKDYSQAEWFKEMFLRTEYVTDVFLGYRKIPHFSIIVKKESNYHNKFWLIRVSLNMDILQKFVSNLEIGNNDDAFFINKQRILQTNSKLFGNVLEPLKLNNITIQTDRKNITIYNIELNKKQAYIAYVPVKDTPWILVTAICSRPYEKIPSFFTKEVILISILSIIITFFVITKSITSLINRIQKADHEREIAIANAEHADKLASIGRLAAGVAHEINNPLAIINEKAGLMKDLIEYTDLSQNKDRFLQLVSSIQDNVARCRSITHRLLSFSKRIDRGKEDFNINEAIKEVVGFIEKEIRTKGINMFYDFQEDLPKIISDKGQLQQVLLNIINNAVDAVDQGGTIEIKTKLSNSNHIAISIKDNGHGIPKDKLKHIFEPFYTTKKKGTGLGLYISYGIIKKLGGEIYVSSEVGKGTIFTIEIPINPEMEEIK, encoded by the coding sequence ATGCCAGGTCTGATTAAGAAATTTATTACAAAACTATCGGAAGAAAGATATTTTTATTTTAAATTTAAGCTAATTCTATTAAATACTTTCTTTTCTGTGATACCTCTTATTATTGTCATCACAATTACATACTTATGGATCCATCAAATAGCTCATGATGAATTTAAAAATAACCTTAAATGGCAGATGGAAGAAACAAGGCACTCCCTTGAATTTTTTATTTCTGAAAGAATTTCTGCTCTAAGATTCCTCGTAAGTTCTTATCCTGAGGAGTATTTTACAAACGAAAAAATTTTTTCCCGGTTATTTTCTAATTTTAAAAAAGAATTTGAAGGCATTGTAGATATGGGTATAGTGGATGAGAGAGGAATTCAGATGTTATATACAGGTCCTTATAAACTTAAAGGAAAAGATTACTCACAGGCAGAATGGTTTAAAGAAATGTTTTTAAGAACAGAATATGTAACAGATGTTTTTCTTGGTTACAGAAAAATCCCACATTTTTCTATTATAGTAAAAAAGGAATCAAACTATCATAATAAATTCTGGCTCATCAGGGTTTCGTTAAATATGGACATTTTACAGAAATTTGTTTCAAATCTTGAAATTGGTAACAATGATGATGCTTTTTTTATCAATAAACAACGCATTCTTCAAACAAATTCAAAATTATTCGGTAATGTGCTTGAACCTCTGAAATTAAACAATATCACGATACAGACAGATAGAAAAAATATTACAATTTATAACATTGAATTAAATAAAAAGCAGGCTTACATAGCATATGTGCCTGTGAAAGATACTCCGTGGATACTTGTAACTGCCATATGTTCAAGACCCTACGAAAAAATTCCTTCTTTTTTTACAAAAGAGGTTATATTAATAAGTATTCTGAGCATTATTATCACTTTTTTTGTGATAACAAAATCAATAACTTCATTAATTAACAGAATACAGAAAGCAGACCACGAAAGAGAAATCGCTATTGCAAATGCCGAACACGCTGATAAACTTGCCTCTATCGGCAGGCTTGCTGCTGGAGTTGCTCATGAGATTAACAATCCTCTTGCAATTATAAATGAAAAAGCAGGACTTATGAAAGACCTTATTGAATACACTGATTTATCTCAAAACAAAGATAGATTTCTTCAACTTGTCAGTTCAATTCAGGATAATGTTGCAAGATGCAGGAGTATAACTCACAGGCTTTTAAGTTTCTCAAAAAGAATTGATAGAGGCAAAGAAGATTTCAATATAAATGAAGCAATAAAAGAAGTAGTTGGATTTATAGAGAAAGAAATCCGAACAAAAGGTATAAATATGTTTTACGATTTTCAAGAAGATTTGCCCAAAATTATATCAGATAAAGGACAGCTTCAGCAGGTCCTATTAAATATTATTAACAACGCAGTGGACGCGGTAGATCAGGGCGGAACAATTGAGATTAAAACAAAATTGAGCAACTCAAATCATATAGCAATATCAATTAAGGACAATGGACACGGAATACCAAAAGATAAATTGAAACATATTTTTGAGCCTTTTTATACTACAAAGAAAAAAGGAACAGGGCTTGGATTATACATTTCCTACGGAATTATTAAAAAACTTGGTGGTGAAATTTATGTATCAAGCGAAGTTGGAAAAGGAACAATTTTCACAATAGAAATACCAATCAATCCAGAAATGGAGGAAATTAAATGA
- a CDS encoding PEP/pyruvate-binding domain-containing protein: MMDFFGVFKSKSKKIEEKEKLRAVLKEKYFYFKKVLNENNHALSIMADLEEKLSGEYIFDRHYIQTNVNEVSEAVYEIIKNLNILSDGKYSELEKVYIQLREKIEKILTPKIEIPATDFTIPIEKLDKDSVLIAGGKISHLAELKNILQIPTPEGFAITSHAFIKFLEKARLKEKISEILRNINLAKIDELNEGSRKIQELIVNSQIPEEIEDSIKLAYENLCKKFSRKCKVSVRSSAIHEDSEFSFAGQYSSFLNVPEELIINHYKKVIASLFNTRAIFYYKTKGFSENEMVMAAGVLSMINAKVAGIIYSKNPDNPESDNIIINAVKGLGKLAVDGTVTAETYVVSKKGEIIEKLPGRQNKMLICKEQGGIEEVPLPDTATQLSLSNEQVIELSKIATKIEQYYESPQDIEWAIDEEDNIFILQARPLKISTLKLLEKKLFQEKQLLPARVDGYKVLLDRGITACKGVGYGKAFILQSEEQLNDFPEGHVLVARHTNPKYVVIMNKAAAIVTDVGSPTGHMASLSREYNVPTLINTEIATKTIKHGQEITVDAINRIIYEGKVTKLIEAYKKQKQPFKETVIYKTLEKVLKFIVPLYLVDPNSEDFKPENCKTYHDITRFCHEMVMHEMFTMWEKYENSEIHAVPLLAGIPIGILVLDIEEGLKEGLKKATPEDITSIPLKALLRGMQSMQWPGPPPVDAKGFLEMVAHTVSIPEDELKETGKKSFCIVTKNYMNFSIRLGYHLSMIEAYTGENINDNYIKFFFKGGGSGLDRRLRRVKLITEILKKMGFRISIKEDIIDAILTKYDIPTIEKKLEILGKLTAYTKQLDMVLFNDIVTQMYIDEFIKKHMKDV; the protein is encoded by the coding sequence ATGATGGATTTTTTCGGAGTTTTTAAATCAAAATCTAAAAAAATAGAGGAGAAAGAAAAACTGAGAGCAGTTTTAAAAGAAAAATACTTTTATTTTAAAAAAGTCCTTAATGAAAATAACCATGCTCTAAGTATAATGGCGGACCTTGAAGAAAAACTCAGTGGTGAATACATTTTTGATAGACATTATATCCAGACGAATGTGAATGAAGTCTCAGAAGCAGTTTATGAAATAATAAAAAATTTAAATATACTTTCTGATGGGAAATATTCTGAATTAGAAAAGGTTTATATTCAGCTAAGAGAAAAAATAGAAAAAATTTTAACTCCTAAAATAGAAATTCCAGCAACTGATTTTACAATTCCAATTGAAAAGCTTGATAAAGATTCTGTATTAATTGCAGGTGGTAAAATTTCTCATCTTGCAGAGCTTAAAAATATTCTTCAAATACCCACACCTGAAGGATTTGCAATCACTTCACATGCATTCATAAAATTTCTTGAAAAAGCCCGGTTAAAAGAAAAAATATCTGAAATTCTAAGAAACATCAACCTTGCTAAAATTGATGAACTGAATGAAGGAAGCAGAAAAATTCAGGAATTGATTGTAAATTCACAAATTCCTGAAGAAATTGAAGATTCAATAAAATTAGCCTATGAAAACTTATGTAAAAAATTTAGCAGAAAATGTAAGGTTTCAGTAAGAAGCAGCGCAATCCATGAAGACTCTGAATTCAGCTTTGCAGGTCAGTACTCCTCTTTTTTAAATGTTCCTGAAGAATTAATTATCAACCATTACAAAAAAGTTATTGCAAGCCTGTTTAATACGCGGGCAATTTTTTATTATAAAACAAAGGGTTTTTCTGAAAATGAAATGGTGATGGCAGCAGGAGTTCTCTCCATGATAAATGCTAAGGTAGCTGGTATCATTTATTCAAAAAATCCAGATAATCCTGAAAGTGATAACATTATAATTAATGCAGTTAAAGGACTCGGTAAATTAGCAGTTGATGGAACAGTAACAGCAGAAACCTATGTAGTTAGTAAAAAAGGCGAAATTATAGAAAAACTTCCTGGCAGACAAAATAAAATGCTTATATGTAAAGAACAGGGAGGTATAGAAGAAGTTCCTTTACCTGACACTGCTACGCAGCTTTCTTTAAGCAATGAACAGGTTATAGAATTATCTAAAATAGCAACAAAAATTGAACAATATTATGAATCTCCCCAGGACATTGAATGGGCAATTGATGAAGAAGACAATATTTTTATTCTTCAGGCAAGACCCTTAAAAATAAGTACATTAAAATTACTTGAAAAAAAACTCTTTCAGGAAAAGCAATTATTACCAGCCCGTGTAGATGGCTATAAGGTTCTCCTTGACAGAGGAATTACTGCCTGCAAAGGTGTAGGATATGGAAAAGCTTTTATTTTGCAATCAGAAGAACAACTTAATGATTTTCCTGAAGGGCATGTGCTTGTGGCAAGACACACAAATCCAAAATATGTAGTCATAATGAATAAAGCAGCAGCAATTGTTACTGATGTGGGAAGTCCAACAGGTCATATGGCTTCTCTTTCAAGAGAATATAATGTGCCAACACTAATTAATACTGAGATTGCAACAAAAACAATAAAACATGGACAGGAAATAACTGTTGATGCAATTAATCGCATAATTTATGAAGGAAAAGTTACAAAACTTATTGAAGCCTACAAAAAACAAAAACAACCGTTTAAAGAAACGGTAATTTATAAAACTCTTGAAAAAGTTTTAAAATTCATTGTTCCTCTTTATCTTGTTGACCCAAACTCAGAGGATTTTAAACCTGAAAACTGCAAAACCTATCACGATATTACAAGATTTTGCCATGAAATGGTCATGCATGAGATGTTTACAATGTGGGAGAAGTATGAAAACAGCGAAATCCATGCTGTTCCACTTCTGGCAGGAATTCCAATCGGGATTTTAGTTCTTGATATAGAGGAAGGTTTAAAAGAAGGTCTAAAAAAAGCCACCCCAGAAGATATAACTTCAATTCCTCTTAAAGCACTGCTTAGAGGAATGCAATCAATGCAGTGGCCCGGTCCTCCTCCTGTTGATGCAAAGGGATTTCTTGAGATGGTTGCCCATACAGTTTCCATTCCTGAAGACGAACTGAAAGAAACAGGGAAAAAAAGCTTTTGTATTGTTACAAAAAACTATATGAACTTCAGCATTCGTCTTGGTTATCATCTATCAATGATTGAAGCCTATACAGGAGAAAATATAAACGACAACTATATTAAATTTTTCTTTAAAGGTGGAGGCTCAGGACTTGATAGAAGACTAAGAAGAGTAAAACTTATAACTGAAATTCTCAAAAAAATGGGATTCAGGATTTCTATAAAAGAAGACATTATAGATGCCATATTAACAAAATATGACATCCCTACAATTGAAAAAAAACTTGAAATACTCGGGAAACTAACAGCTTATACAAAACAGCTTGATATGGTACTGTTCAATGATATAGTTACTCAGATGTACATAGATGAATTTATAAAAAAACATATGAAGGATGTATAA
- a CDS encoding response regulator, with protein MGRQMRVLLVDDEVEFVKTLAKRLEMRELKPDTVYSGEEAISYAKEQEPDVIVLDLRMPGMDGIEVLRQIRQAYPTTQVIILTAHGTEKDKEEAEKLGAYEFLRKPVDIETLVDKIKGAYQRKLELTMSAIAFAEEGEFDTARKIMENKEEK; from the coding sequence ATGGGAAGACAGATGAGAGTTTTGCTGGTAGATGATGAAGTTGAGTTTGTAAAAACTCTTGCTAAAAGACTTGAAATGAGAGAGCTTAAGCCAGATACGGTATACAGCGGAGAAGAGGCAATAAGTTATGCAAAAGAGCAGGAGCCTGATGTTATTGTTCTTGACCTAAGAATGCCTGGTATGGATGGAATTGAGGTTTTAAGGCAGATAAGGCAGGCATATCCTACAACACAGGTTATTATTCTTACTGCACATGGAACTGAAAAAGACAAGGAAGAAGCAGAAAAGCTTGGAGCTTATGAATTTCTGAGAAAACCTGTTGATATTGAAACCCTGGTGGATAAGATTAAAGGTGCTTATCAGAGAAAACTTGAACTCACAATGTCTGCGATTGCCTTTGCTGAAGAGGGAGAGTTTGACACAGCAAGAAAAATTATGGAAAACAAGGAGGAAAAATAG
- a CDS encoding CBS domain-containing protein, whose translation MTDKKLVKDVMLEIFEYPHIPYWFNIEQVIKVVKASFIQTKKHTDPLAILVFDEKYNLLGTATLKDILKGIEPVLLKPLPEVSALDEGKTVFAVVWDDLFREESKKLAQKPVSEIMVPAKHFVDPSDPVTKAAYLMIHFDLALLPVIEDNKKLVGIVRMVEVFDAISEEIIKE comes from the coding sequence ATGACAGACAAAAAATTAGTAAAAGATGTTATGTTGGAAATATTTGAATATCCTCATATCCCTTACTGGTTTAACATTGAGCAGGTTATTAAAGTTGTTAAAGCTTCTTTTATTCAAACTAAGAAGCACACAGATCCGCTTGCTATACTGGTGTTTGATGAAAAGTATAATCTTTTAGGGACTGCAACACTTAAGGATATTTTAAAAGGAATTGAACCTGTATTGCTTAAACCTTTACCAGAAGTGTCGGCTTTAGATGAGGGAAAAACAGTTTTCGCAGTTGTCTGGGATGATCTCTTCAGAGAAGAATCAAAAAAACTTGCCCAGAAACCTGTAAGCGAGATAATGGTTCCTGCAAAGCATTTTGTTGACCCCAGTGACCCTGTTACAAAGGCTGCTTATCTGATGATTCATTTTGATTTAGCTTTGTTGCCAGTTATTGAAGACAACAAAAAACTTGTCGGAATTGTAAGAATGGTTGAAGTCTTTGATGCGATTTCGGAAGAGATAATTAAAGAATAA
- a CDS encoding response regulator — MKKAKLLIIDDESELVSALTERLTLRGYEANGVTNFTDGVKFLKKLPDVVILDIGLPDMDGLEALKKIKEINPSIQVIMLSGYGDDERVNKSLMYGAYDYLIKPVEIEELISKIESAKLKKEEMK; from the coding sequence ATGAAAAAAGCAAAACTTTTAATAATTGATGACGAATCTGAATTGGTATCTGCACTTACTGAAAGGCTGACTCTCAGAGGATATGAAGCAAATGGTGTTACAAATTTTACTGATGGAGTTAAATTTTTAAAGAAATTGCCTGATGTAGTCATATTAGACATCGGATTACCAGATATGGATGGACTGGAAGCATTAAAAAAGATAAAAGAAATCAATCCTTCCATTCAGGTAATAATGCTCTCAGGCTATGGAGATGATGAAAGAGTAAATAAAAGCCTCATGTACGGAGCATACGATTATTTAATAAAACCTGTAGAAATTGAAGAGTTAATATCAAAAATTGAAAGTGCAAAACTTAAAAAGGAGGAGATGAAATGA
- a CDS encoding universal stress protein, translating to MISSPFERVLLPVDRSDNSRRAIKFAGAVLSEVEGSGITILYVMAGGYLSEHMKNIDFRAELIKGTEVFKKIRAKHIEENITPFLNDYESILKTAGVKGEIVKRIEEGDPGNKIIEIALKEGFQTVILARRGMSELKSLIIGSVSNKVIHGLLNQNIYLVGQKISEQNPVSRILVPVDGSQYSMKAVEHAVCLAKTVKGIENITVLRVINVSLYLERVRQGIDPEAEAEEILNKAKRRFCEEGIPEQLISTKSRAGFPVDEILKEIEEGGYSLIIMGRKGRTAMKDLVLGGVSSSVINKCLEPTVAIVNQ from the coding sequence ATGATAAGCAGTCCTTTTGAAAGGGTTTTACTGCCTGTTGATAGAAGTGACAACTCAAGGAGAGCTATAAAATTTGCTGGAGCAGTCCTTTCTGAAGTTGAGGGTTCAGGCATTACAATTCTTTATGTAATGGCTGGAGGATATCTTAGTGAACATATGAAAAACATTGATTTTAGGGCGGAGCTCATAAAAGGCACAGAAGTTTTTAAAAAGATCAGAGCGAAACACATTGAAGAAAATATCACTCCTTTTTTGAATGATTATGAGAGCATTCTTAAAACTGCAGGAGTAAAAGGAGAGATAGTAAAGAGAATAGAAGAAGGTGACCCCGGTAATAAGATAATTGAAATTGCCCTTAAGGAGGGCTTTCAGACAGTGATTCTTGCTCGTAGAGGCATGTCAGAGCTAAAAAGCTTAATTATTGGCAGTGTGTCAAATAAAGTTATTCATGGCTTGCTGAATCAGAACATCTATCTTGTTGGACAGAAGATTTCAGAACAGAACCCTGTTTCAAGGATTTTAGTTCCCGTTGATGGTTCTCAGTACTCAATGAAAGCAGTGGAACATGCAGTATGTCTTGCAAAAACAGTAAAAGGCATAGAAAATATCACAGTTTTAAGAGTAATAAATGTTTCCCTTTATCTTGAAAGAGTAAGACAGGGAATAGACCCTGAGGCAGAGGCAGAAGAGATTCTTAATAAAGCAAAAAGAAGATTTTGTGAAGAAGGTATTCCTGAGCAGTTAATATCGACGAAAAGCAGAGCAGGATTTCCAGTTGATGAAATTTTAAAGGAGATTGAAGAGGGTGGCTACAGTCTGATAATTATGGGAAGAAAGGGACGAACTGCAATGAAAGACCTTGTTCTTGGTGGTGTAAGCTCATCGGTGATAAATAAATGCCTTGAACCAACAGTGGCAATAGTTAACCAGTAG
- a CDS encoding ArsB/NhaD family transporter, whose product MKRLFIFLLLTVLVLSGSAFASNDADNIFYISGTILNAHGEPVKGAVLRLLVNSSPYKLKNNKEKILSSSHGTFQIAFSLPKGLVDTAKIQIEIVKSSYKTTTVDFKKEDFAVKGNEFYISKDIIIQRHLGPAFWIATAVFLIAYALISFELLHRTVAAMIGAATMLILTYTLGTFNPEFKIISFERAIQAIDMNVILLLMGMMIIIGVLKHTGVFQWCAYISYKIARGNVMILAVISCFFIAITSAFLDNVTTMLLYTPVLIEIATALKINPLSLLIPGIMASNVGGTATLIGDPPNIMIGSYTGLTFMQFVYALTPVVLISMIALVFYNKFFYSKEYKKGRADDINAFISYLREEYKITDKTLLGYGLFIMAVVVSFFATHGIWHMEVSIPALFGAGLLFTYAVVTKKVKMLELIEKDIEWTTLLFFIFLFIIVGAVEEAGLLAVIADWVHQLSAGNLTVAICLILWVSAIMSAFVDNIPFTATMLPIVAYLTKVIPGAESNVLWWALALGACFGGNGTMIGASANVVTVGITEAAGYRISFFGFFKYAFLYMLISVAICNVWLLIFY is encoded by the coding sequence ATGAAGAGACTATTTATATTTTTACTGCTTACAGTGCTTGTTTTAAGTGGTTCTGCTTTTGCTTCTAATGATGCAGACAACATATTTTACATATCAGGAACAATACTGAATGCACACGGAGAGCCTGTAAAAGGAGCTGTGCTGAGGTTGCTTGTTAATAGCAGTCCTTATAAATTAAAAAACAATAAAGAAAAAATTCTTAGTTCTTCTCACGGAACTTTTCAAATAGCCTTTAGTCTTCCAAAGGGTCTGGTTGATACAGCAAAAATACAGATTGAGATTGTAAAAAGTTCTTACAAGACAACCACTGTAGATTTCAAAAAAGAGGATTTTGCAGTTAAAGGAAATGAGTTCTATATAAGCAAAGACATAATCATTCAACGTCATCTCGGACCTGCTTTCTGGATTGCCACAGCTGTTTTCTTGATTGCCTATGCCCTGATTTCCTTTGAGCTTCTCCACAGAACAGTGGCTGCCATGATTGGTGCAGCAACAATGCTTATACTTACCTATACACTTGGAACTTTTAATCCAGAGTTTAAGATAATATCCTTTGAGAGAGCAATTCAGGCAATTGATATGAATGTCATACTTCTTCTTATGGGAATGATGATCATCATCGGAGTTTTGAAACACACAGGAGTTTTTCAGTGGTGTGCTTACATCTCCTATAAGATTGCAAGAGGTAATGTAATGATTCTTGCTGTAATATCATGCTTTTTTATTGCAATTACCTCTGCTTTTCTTGACAATGTCACAACAATGCTTCTTTACACTCCTGTTCTTATAGAGATAGCAACTGCATTGAAGATTAATCCTTTATCACTCTTAATTCCCGGCATTATGGCATCAAATGTTGGTGGAACAGCAACTCTTATCGGTGATCCCCCAAACATAATGATCGGCTCCTACACAGGGCTTACATTCATGCAATTTGTATATGCCCTTACTCCAGTTGTACTTATAAGTATGATTGCCCTTGTTTTCTACAACAAATTCTTTTATTCAAAGGAATACAAAAAAGGAAGAGCTGATGATATCAATGCCTTCATAAGCTATCTCAGGGAAGAATACAAAATTACTGATAAAACACTTCTTGGCTATGGACTCTTTATAATGGCAGTTGTGGTATCCTTCTTTGCAACTCATGGAATATGGCATATGGAGGTAAGTATTCCAGCACTCTTTGGTGCAGGGCTTCTTTTTACATATGCAGTAGTAACAAAGAAAGTTAAAATGCTTGAACTAATTGAAAAGGACATTGAATGGACAACTCTTCTATTTTTTATATTCCTTTTCATAATTGTTGGTGCTGTTGAAGAAGCTGGACTTCTTGCTGTTATTGCAGACTGGGTTCATCAGCTTTCAGCGGGAAATCTTACTGTTGCGATATGCTTGATTTTGTGGGTTTCTGCAATAATGAGTGCCTTTGTTGACAACATTCCATTTACTGCTACCATGCTTCCCATTGTTGCCTATCTTACAAAGGTTATCCCTGGAGCAGAAAGCAATGTTCTGTGGTGGGCACTTGCTCTTGGAGCATGTTTTGGTGGAAATGGAACAATGATTGGTGCTTCTGCAAATGTGGTAACAGTAGGAATTACGGAGGCAGCTGGTTACAGAATAAGCTTTTTTGGTTTCTTTAAGTATGCTTTTTTGTATATGCTAATAAGTGTGGCAATATGTAATGTATGGCTTTTGATTTTTTACTAA
- a CDS encoding AEC family transporter, with product MLFEIFLFIFAGLALRFLLTVSGISPEKIDSIRDRINYFVFYYIIPFVCFKTTYTMPFSLSHLKISLVANFTILSCVALSWLIYKKIASIKDIKPEVIGSLIMCSAFGNVLYIGLPILTKLYGAEGMSYAFSYDFLASTPLTWTVAVAVCMKYGKAKSFKLKDSFLTILKIPPIWGLLIGLSFRELNIPLPDLLIVTLKAISSYVTYLMLVIVGISIKAVPPQRFALLLPAIIIKIIVSPFLALSFGSLTGLSGVPLNVCIIDAAMPSMILSMIFATAFGVDLRTAIEMIFLTTVSFLSFFVIFAGIF from the coding sequence ATGCTTTTTGAAATTTTTCTGTTTATTTTCGCAGGTTTAGCCCTGAGATTTTTGCTTACAGTTTCAGGTATTTCTCCTGAAAAGATTGATTCAATCCGTGATAGAATCAACTACTTTGTTTTTTACTATATAATTCCCTTTGTCTGTTTTAAAACCACATACACAATGCCATTCAGTCTAAGTCATTTAAAGATTTCACTGGTTGCAAATTTCACGATACTAAGTTGCGTTGCTCTGTCATGGCTGATTTATAAAAAAATAGCTTCCATAAAAGATATAAAGCCTGAAGTAATTGGTTCTCTGATAATGTGTTCTGCCTTTGGAAATGTTCTTTACATTGGTTTGCCAATTTTAACAAAGCTTTATGGAGCAGAAGGTATGAGCTATGCCTTTAGTTATGACTTTCTGGCAAGCACACCTCTTACATGGACAGTTGCTGTTGCGGTATGCATGAAGTATGGCAAGGCAAAGAGTTTTAAGCTGAAAGATTCTTTTTTAACAATTCTTAAGATTCCACCTATCTGGGGATTGTTAATTGGTCTTAGTTTTAGAGAATTAAACATACCTTTGCCGGATTTATTAATCGTTACTTTAAAAGCGATTTCAAGCTATGTCACTTATTTAATGCTTGTAATTGTTGGTATTTCAATTAAAGCAGTTCCACCCCAAAGGTTTGCTCTACTTTTGCCTGCTATAATAATTAAGATAATAGTATCTCCCTTTCTTGCTCTTTCTTTTGGTAGTCTTACAGGACTTTCAGGTGTACCACTTAATGTTTGTATTATAGATGCAGCAATGCCTTCAATGATTCTCAGTATGATTTTCGCAACAGCCTTTGGTGTAGATTTAAGAACAGCCATTGAGATGATTTTTCTTACTACGGTTAGTTTTTTATCATTTTTTGTAATATTTGCAGGAATTTTTTAA
- a CDS encoding sulfite exporter TauE/SafE family protein produces the protein MVLSLISAPSAFAETATPADSSMPWWAWPLILFIATFILGILAVLGGVGGGVLFVPIVGGFFPFNMDFVRGAGLFVALSGALAAGPGLLKRGLADLRLAMPLALIASASSIVGAMIGLALPSNIVNIALGITILFIVAIMLLAKKSEYPEVKKADALSQALKISGIYHEISTGKEIEWKVHRTPQALFLFIVIGIMAGMFGLGAGWANVPVLNLLMGAPLKVSVATSKFLLSITDTSAAWIYLNNGAVLPMIVVPSIIGIMLGSVVGVRILAIAKPKIVRYVVIGMLLFAGLRALLKGLGVWK, from the coding sequence ATGGTTTTATCGCTGATTTCTGCTCCCTCTGCCTTTGCTGAAACAGCAACACCTGCAGACAGTTCAATGCCATGGTGGGCTTGGCCACTGATTTTGTTTATCGCAACTTTTATCCTCGGTATTTTAGCAGTGCTTGGTGGAGTTGGGGGCGGTGTTTTATTTGTTCCAATTGTTGGTGGATTTTTCCCATTTAATATGGACTTTGTCAGAGGCGCTGGTTTATTTGTAGCGCTCTCAGGCGCTCTGGCTGCAGGACCCGGACTGCTAAAAAGAGGACTTGCTGATTTAAGATTAGCCATGCCTCTTGCATTGATAGCCTCTGCATCTTCAATAGTTGGTGCGATGATAGGTCTTGCTCTTCCATCAAATATAGTAAATATAGCACTTGGCATTACAATATTATTTATTGTGGCAATAATGCTTCTCGCTAAAAAATCTGAGTATCCAGAAGTAAAAAAAGCTGATGCTTTATCACAGGCATTAAAAATAAGTGGTATTTACCATGAAATATCAACGGGAAAAGAGATTGAGTGGAAGGTTCACAGAACTCCACAGGCACTTTTTCTTTTTATAGTTATTGGAATAATGGCAGGTATGTTTGGTCTTGGTGCTGGATGGGCAAATGTTCCTGTATTGAATCTCTTAATGGGTGCTCCTTTAAAAGTCTCTGTTGCAACAAGTAAATTTCTTCTTTCAATAACTGATACATCCGCTGCATGGATTTATCTTAATAACGGCGCAGTCCTTCCAATGATTGTTGTGCCAAGTATTATTGGAATTATGCTTGGTTCTGTTGTTGGTGTAAGGATCCTTGCAATAGCAAAACCAAAAATAGTCAGATATGTTGTTATTGGAATGTTGCTTTTTGCTGGATTAAGAGCCCTACTTAAAGGACTCGGAGTATGGAAATAA